The genomic stretch GAGCAGTGGAGTTTCGGCGGCTCGATCTTCGACACCTACCGCGTCGACGACGTCGTGCCGCGGCCCATCCGCCGCGCCGTCGTCTCCGTCGGCACGCAGGACGGCTATCCCTTCCCCCGCTTCTTCGCCGCGCTCGCGCAGCTCCTGGAGGGCGTGGAGGTGCTCTGGCAGACCGGTGCGAACGACGTGTCGGGGCTCGGGATTCAGGGTCGCCACTCGGTGCCGCACGACGAGCTCAACGAGGCGATGGCGGCGGCCGACGTCGTGATCGCGCACGGGGGAGTGGGCACGGCGCTCAGCGCCATCGAGCAGGGCCGGGTGCCGATCCTGGTGCCGCGACGCGCCTCCTTCGGCGAGCACGTCGATGACCATCAGGTGCAGATAGCCACTCGCCTGGCCGAGTCCGGTCTCGCGGTCAGCGTCGAGATCGAGAGCCTCTCCCGCGACACGCTCGAGAAGGCTGCGGCCCGCACGATTGTTTCCGCCGATTCCGCCGTGCCGTTCGTCGTGCACGACTCGGCCGAGAAGTCCTCGGTCTTCTCCCGCCGACTGTTCCCCTCTTCTCGTTAATGACCGCCGAGCGATGAGACGTGATGAGAACGTCATCCCAGCGTCATCTACGGCCCGTACACTTCGGAATGGGTTGGGGGGCCGGACGTGACTTCTCGTGCGTCGATATCGGACTGGTCGGCCGACTCGACACTGATGGTGAAAGCTCCGAAGGAACCTCGATATGACTGATATCCCGCGCGGAGTATCGCGCCGCAAGGTGCTCGCCGCCTCCGCCGCCGGAGTCGCCGCCACTGCCTCCGCGCTTGTGGCGACTCCCGCATTCGCCGCGGCGAACTACTCCGTGATTCCCAAGCTCCCGGGCGAGTTCTCTCGCAGGGATACGGCGCGCTCGCGCATCGACGGCAAGCCCTACGAGATCATCGACGTGAGGATAGGCAACGACCCCGCGCGCCTGTTCGTCCCGCACAGCGCGGTACCCCGCAAGAACCTCTCGGTGCCGGTCCTCTGGTACTACCACGCCAGTGGAAGCAACTACACGGCACTCTCCGGCGCCTACCAGTACTCGGCCGATCAGCTCGTCGATCAGGGCGTCGTCAGCATCTGCCCGCAGTACAGCGGCAGCAGCGCCTACACGAACGCCGCAGCGGTCGCCGCGCAGAAGGCCGCCGTCACCTGGGTGAGCAGCCTGTGGTCCGTGAGCGCCAGCGTCCTCCGCTCGAACTCCGGCGGCGGCGGCCTGCTCTGCTGGGCGTACGCGAATCGCCTGGTGCCGAACATCTACGGCGCCTACCACTCCAGTGGCGTCTACGACATCGAGGACACCGAGTCGCGGGACCCGGGCCGCGTCGTCGCCGCGTACGGCGGCGACAGGGACGCCCTGCGCGCCGGCAACCCGTCGCGTCTGCCGCAGTCGGTCTGGGCGGGCACGCGCCTGCGCATCACCGCCGGTTCGGCCGACTCGCTCGTCCCGGCCGAGATTCACGGCGGACGTCTGCGCCGCCTGGCCCTGCCCGTCGCGCGCGAGGCGACCATCGTCTACCACAGCGGCAACGGCGGACAGCTGGGCCATGTGGTCCCCGGCTTCACGAACACCGATATGGTCCTGACCTTCCAGCGCTGGCTGCAGGAGGGTCCCGCCTGATCGGCGGGAGGACCGACGCGCCCCCTCCTCTCGATGCCAGAAGGACCCCTTGACGTGATAGATCTCCTCCCGCGGCGCCTCGTCGTCGGCACGCTGTTCACGGTCGCCGTGATCATCGTTGCCGGCATGGGGTACATCTTCACCACGCGACCCCCCGGCACCGGCGCTCAGGTGATCGCCCTCGGCGTCGCCGGGATCGTCGGGGCCTTCGTACTGCTGAGGGTGCCGGCGCACTGGCTGCCGGCGATGGCGCTCGCGTTCTTCGCGATCGTGCCCACCCCGCTCACGCCGTCCAGCTTCACCTTCCGGATGACCCTGTGGGCGGTCTTCCTGATCGTCTGGGCGGTGCGTCGGGTGCTCGCGCCGCAGCTGTGGCGGGCGCCGATCCGCGAGTGGATGCGCGAGCTGGTGCTGAGCCCGTGGCGCGCCGTTGCGATCCTCGCCTTCGCGGCGTTCCTGGTCTGGGCGGCCGTCGCGACGGTCCGCGGCTCCTTCGTCTCGGCCGGTGTCTCGTGGATGGTCAGCATCGCGGTCTGCGTCGGCCTGCCGATGCTGGTCTTCGACGCCCAGCGCGAGGCCGTGCTGCTGCGCAAGACCTGGGTCTGGCTCTCGGGTCTGCTCGCGCTCTACGCCTGCCTCGAACTGGTGGCGCAGAGCTCCCCGGTCATCGGCCCGATCTACGCCGCGCTCGGCACCGAGCAGGACCAGCACTGGTCGCTCTACCGCGCCGAGATCACCTTCGGCCACCCACTGCTCGCGGGCACCTTTCTCACGGTCGGTGCGGGGCTGGCGTTCGGCGCCTGGCTGCAGGGCTCGCGCCGCTCCGATCTGCTGCTGGGCATCCTGGCGTCGGCCGGAGTCGTCGCGACCGTCTCGCGCGGACCGATGGCGGCCGTGGCCGTCGCGGTCGTCGTCGGACTCGTCGCGGTCGGCTTCCTCAACCCGAACCGCTCGCTGCTGCGGCCCGGCTCGATCCTTATCGCCGGTCTGATCGCCGGAGTCGGCGTGCTCAACTTCGAGCCGGTCACCGCGCGCAACAACAACCTCGATGCGTCGATCTCGGCCGGCGCCCGCGATCTCGCGGTCACGGTCGCCGTTAAGGCCGCGCAACTCTCGAACTGGCTCGGCTCCGGAGCCGCCACCTCGGGCATCAGCGGCCGCAATTTCTCCGACGTGGTCATCGAGAACTCGTTCCTGCAGCTGCTGATCAGCGTCGGTGTCCCGGGCCTGCTGTTCTTCGTGATCCTGGTGATCGCGCTGTTCGGCAGCGCGCTCAGCCGCCGCGACGTCGCTCCGGCGGCCGGCCTGCTCGGCTTCCTGGTCTGCCTCGCGGGCTACAACGCGATCGACGCGGTCCGCCCGAGCCATCTGCTGCTGGGCTTTCTCGTCATCATCTGCCTGAACCCGGTGCACGTCCCCGACTTCTCCCAGGGCATTCGGATGCGCCGGCCGCTCGGTGCGCAGATCTTCGACGCGCCGATGGCCCTCGGGCTGCGGGGCGAGCGATGAGCCGCCGCTCGCGCAGGCACGCCTCCTCGCCGGCCGCGCTGGTCGTGCAGCAGTCGCTTGCGCCGCCGGACTCGACCACCCAGTACGTCGACTCGATCGTCGACGGTCTCGCGCCCGGCGTCGAGCTGCTCTTCTTTTCCTGGCGCAGCGCGCTGCTCGCCGACTACGACGTGCTGCATGTGCACTGGCCCGAGCTGATGATCCGCGGCCGCAACCCGCTGCACCGGTTCCTGCGCCGCCGGGCCCTCGACGCGCTGCTCGTGCGCCTCGCGCTCCAGCGCATCCCGCTGGTGCGCACCGTGCACAACCTGCACCCGCACGAGCTCGGGCCGGCCGCCGAACGCCGTTCGCTCGCCAGGATCGACCGCGCGACCGACCTGTTCGTCCGCCTCAACCCCACCACCGTCACGCCCGGCCGGGCGCCCGCCGTGACCGTGCTGCACGGCCACTACCGCGACCAGTTCGCCGAGCACCCGCTGCCCGAGCACGAGCACGGCCGGGTGCTCTACTTCGGCATCATCCGGCCCTACAAGGGTGTCGTCGAGCTGATGGACGTGTTCCGCCGGCTGGCGGACGACTCCCTCTCGCTGCATGTGGTCGGCAGCCCCAGCACGGGCCAGCGCGAGTTGGTGGAGGAGCGCGCCGCCCGTGACGCGCGGGTGCACACGACGTTGCGCCGGGTAGACGACGCCGAGATGGTCGATGAGATCGGTCGCGCCGAGCTGATCGTCCTGCCCTACCGCGAGATGCACAACTCCGGCTCGATCCTGGTCGCTCTCTCGCTGGGCCGGCCGATCCTGGTGCCGCGCACGCCCGCCAACACGGCCCTGGCCGAGGAGGTCGGCAGCGACTGGGTGATCGAGTACGACGGCGACCTCACCCCCGAGCTGATCGCTTCGGCACTCGAGGCCACCCGCACCCGAGCGCCCGAGGGGCTCCCCGCGCTGTCCGGGCGCGACTGGGATGTGCTCGGCCGCGAACTCAAGAACGCCTACGAGGGCGCGATCGCCGCCAAGAAGGGCTCGACGCGATGAGCGCGACCACGCAGAAGCCGTCCCCGAGCCTCGGCCGCTCGGCGAGCCGCGGCGCCGCCGTCACCATCGGCGGCCAGGCGATCCGCATCGCCGTCCAGCTGGGCAGCATCGTCGTGCTCGCGCGCCTGCTCGCCCCCGCCGACTACGGCCTGCTTGCGATGGTGACCGCGATCATCGGGATCGGCGAGATCTTCCGCGACTTCGGCCTCTCCTCCGCCGCGATCCAGGCGAAGGAGATCACTCCGGGCCAAAAGAGCAATCTGTTCTGGATGAACGCGGGCATCGGCCTCACGCTGACGCTGCTGGTCATCGCGGCCTCCTGGCCGATCGCCGCGCTCTACGGCGACGACCGCCTCCAGCTGCTGACCGTCGTGCTCTCCTCGACCTTCCTCCTCAACGGCATCTCGACGCAGTTCCGCGCCGACCTCGCCCGGCACCTGCGCTTCGTGAAGCTGACCCTGGTCGACCTCGTCGGTCAGGTGCTGGGCCTCGCGGTCGGCGTGCTGATGGCGCTCGGCGGCGCCGGCTACTGGGCGCTGGCCGCGAGCCAGGTCGTGCAGCCGCTCATCGGCGTGCTGATGCTCGTCGTCATCACCGGCTGGCGGCCCGGCCGCTACCGCCGCGGCGAGGCGATGGGCCACTTCCTGCGCTACGGAGGCGGCGTGTTCGCCACCCAGGCGCTCACCTACGCGAGCAAGAACGTCGACTCCGTCATCATCGGTGCGCGCTTCGGCCCGGTCGACCTCGGCCTCTACAACCGCGCGTTCCAGCTGATGATGCTGCCGCTGCAGCAGGTGAACGCTCCGGCGCAGCGGGTCGCCCTGCCGGTGCTCTCGAAGCTGCAGGACGAGCGCGAGCGCTTTCGCACCTTCATCCTCTTCGGCCAGTCGGCGATGCTGACGGTGATGGGTCTGGTGCTCGCCGTGCTCGGCTCGCAGTCCGACTCGGTCATCCGCATCCTGCTGGGGGAGCGCTGGCTCGCCTCGGTGCCGATCTTCCAGGTCCTGCTCGTGGCCGGGTTCTTCCAGGCCACCGCGTACTGCTCGTGGTGGGTGTTCCTGGCCAAGGGCCTGGTGCGCCAGAGCGTCTGGTACAGCCTGGCGACCCGCCCGCTGATGGTCGTGCTCATCCTGGTCGGCTCGAACGGGGGAGTGACGGGTGTCGCCATCGCCTACGCCGCCTCGCTCGCGCTCACCTGGCCGATCGCGCTGATCTGGATCGGCCGCTCCTCCGACGCCCCGGTGCGCGAGATGTTCACCAACGGCCTGCGCAGCGGCATCGCGTTCGGATCAATCACGGTCGGCTCGTCCTTCTCCACCGTCGCGATCTCCGCCGACCAGCCGATCCTGCGCCTGCTCGTGGGCGGGGCGGCCGTCCTGGTCGGAGTCGGGCTCTGGATGCTGATCCTGCCCGCCTTCCGCCGCCAGATCCTCGGCCTCGCCGACCTACGCCACCACTTCCGCCGAAGCCGCCCCGCCGTTCCCCCCACCGAAAGAGATTGATGACACTCAAGCTCGGCGTCGTGAAGTCCTGGAAAAAGGACTTCGTCACGACGACCCGCCTGCCCGCCCGCCGCGACGGCAGGGTCCTCCGCGACTGCCTCGCGACCCTCCGCCCCGAGCCCGAGTTCCACCTCGTGATCGCCGCCCCCGGCAGCGGCAACATTGGTGATCAGGCGATGCTGGAGGCGTTCCTCGAGAACACGTCCGGCCCCGTCGTCGTCGTCCAGCGGTACGCGGGCGACGTCGTGATCCCCGAGGAGCAGGCTGAGCGGGTCACGGTCGTCGAACTCCCGCACCTGGTCTACGGAGTGGGCGACGCGCACGCCGCCGACCTCCGCGCCTCCGCGGCGCTGATCCGCCGCTCCCGCTCGGTCTCGGTCGTCGGCGCCGACATGATGGACGGCAAGTACAGCCTCCGCGGCTCGGTCCGCCGCTCCCTGCTCGCGCAGACCGCCGCCGAAGCCGGGGTGCCCACGCGCATCCTCGGCTTCTCCTGGAACGCGAAGGCGCGCCTCGCCGCCCGCCGCTCCCTGATCGCCGCGTCGCGCGCCGGTGTCGTCCCGATGCTCCGCGATCCGCTCTCGGCCGAGCGCGCCCGGAGCATCGGGGTGCAGCGGGTGGAGGAGGTCACCGACATCGTCTTCTCGGCCCGCACCCGCGACCGCAGCGTCCGCGAGGGCCTGGGACTTCCCGAGGGCGTCCCGTTCGCCCTGGTGAACGCGAGCGCCCTGGTCGCCGGGATGCTCGACCAGGTGCCCGAGTACGAGCGGATCGTCGACCGCCTCCGCGCCGCCGGTGTGCACGTCGTGCTCCTCCCGCACGTCTCGCGCCCCCTCGGCGACGACCAGGTGGCGGTTCGCGCCGTGGCCGAGCGCGTGGGCACCGAGGGGGTCACCGTCGTTGACCGCGTGCTGATGCCCGCCGAGATCCGCGGCCTGGCCGAGGACGCTCTGCTGACCGTGACCGGCCGGATGCACCTCGCGATCATGTCGCTCTCGCTCGGCGTCCCGGCGATCACCCTGGCCACCCAGGGCAAGGTCGAGGGCATCATGCGCCTGATCGGCCTGCCGCAGCTCTGCGTCGAGCCGGTCCCCGGTTTCGCCGACCGTGTCCTCCCGGTGATCGACCGCATCCTCGCGGAGCCGGGCGTGCGCGCCACCATCGACAACGCCCTGCCCGAGGTGCGCCGCCTCTCGGCGCTGAACACCCGCGGCCTCGGCGCGGAGGTCGTGCGATGAGCGCGCCCCAGGAGAAGGGACCGCGGATGCGGATCATGTTCGTCGTCACGTCGCTGCACGGCGGCGGGGCCGAGTTCGTCGCTCGCACCTGGATGGGCTGGCTCCTCGAGCAGGGCCACCACGTCGACGTGGTCACCACCTCGGTCAAGAGCACCGACGAGTATCTGCCCGAGGGAGCGGTCCTGCATCGCATCGGCGCGGGCGCGGGTCACGTCGGCAAGGCGACGCTGCTCAAGGAGCTGTTCCGCAGGCGGACCCCCGACGTCGC from Rathayibacter rathayi encodes the following:
- a CDS encoding glycosyltransferase, with the translated sequence MASYLFVCSGGGHLKEMFALSGLLGVNPEEQHWATVDSALSRTLLADRRITHLADPPPRAVAPVLRNAGIGRSLLARGSFDAVFSTGASPALSFLPLAASRGIPAHYIESAARVLGPSVTGRILARFPGVSTYTQYRSWADEQWSFGGSIFDTYRVDDVVPRPIRRAVVSVGTQDGYPFPRFFAALAQLLEGVEVLWQTGANDVSGLGIQGRHSVPHDELNEAMAAADVVIAHGGVGTALSAIEQGRVPILVPRRASFGEHVDDHQVQIATRLAESGLAVSVEIESLSRDTLEKAAARTIVSADSAVPFVVHDSAEKSSVFSRRLFPSSR
- a CDS encoding O-antigen ligase family protein; this translates as MIDLLPRRLVVGTLFTVAVIIVAGMGYIFTTRPPGTGAQVIALGVAGIVGAFVLLRVPAHWLPAMALAFFAIVPTPLTPSSFTFRMTLWAVFLIVWAVRRVLAPQLWRAPIREWMRELVLSPWRAVAILAFAAFLVWAAVATVRGSFVSAGVSWMVSIAVCVGLPMLVFDAQREAVLLRKTWVWLSGLLALYACLELVAQSSPVIGPIYAALGTEQDQHWSLYRAEITFGHPLLAGTFLTVGAGLAFGAWLQGSRRSDLLLGILASAGVVATVSRGPMAAVAVAVVVGLVAVGFLNPNRSLLRPGSILIAGLIAGVGVLNFEPVTARNNNLDASISAGARDLAVTVAVKAAQLSNWLGSGAATSGISGRNFSDVVIENSFLQLLISVGVPGLLFFVILVIALFGSALSRRDVAPAAGLLGFLVCLAGYNAIDAVRPSHLLLGFLVIICLNPVHVPDFSQGIRMRRPLGAQIFDAPMALGLRGER
- a CDS encoding glycosyltransferase, with the translated sequence MSRRSRRHASSPAALVVQQSLAPPDSTTQYVDSIVDGLAPGVELLFFSWRSALLADYDVLHVHWPELMIRGRNPLHRFLRRRALDALLVRLALQRIPLVRTVHNLHPHELGPAAERRSLARIDRATDLFVRLNPTTVTPGRAPAVTVLHGHYRDQFAEHPLPEHEHGRVLYFGIIRPYKGVVELMDVFRRLADDSLSLHVVGSPSTGQRELVEERAARDARVHTTLRRVDDAEMVDEIGRAELIVLPYREMHNSGSILVALSLGRPILVPRTPANTALAEEVGSDWVIEYDGDLTPELIASALEATRTRAPEGLPALSGRDWDVLGRELKNAYEGAIAAKKGSTR
- a CDS encoding lipopolysaccharide biosynthesis protein is translated as MSATTQKPSPSLGRSASRGAAVTIGGQAIRIAVQLGSIVVLARLLAPADYGLLAMVTAIIGIGEIFRDFGLSSAAIQAKEITPGQKSNLFWMNAGIGLTLTLLVIAASWPIAALYGDDRLQLLTVVLSSTFLLNGISTQFRADLARHLRFVKLTLVDLVGQVLGLAVGVLMALGGAGYWALAASQVVQPLIGVLMLVVITGWRPGRYRRGEAMGHFLRYGGGVFATQALTYASKNVDSVIIGARFGPVDLGLYNRAFQLMMLPLQQVNAPAQRVALPVLSKLQDERERFRTFILFGQSAMLTVMGLVLAVLGSQSDSVIRILLGERWLASVPIFQVLLVAGFFQATAYCSWWVFLAKGLVRQSVWYSLATRPLMVVLILVGSNGGVTGVAIAYAASLALTWPIALIWIGRSSDAPVREMFTNGLRSGIAFGSITVGSSFSTVAISADQPILRLLVGGAAVLVGVGLWMLILPAFRRQILGLADLRHHFRRSRPAVPPTERD
- a CDS encoding polysaccharide pyruvyl transferase family protein, coding for MTLKLGVVKSWKKDFVTTTRLPARRDGRVLRDCLATLRPEPEFHLVIAAPGSGNIGDQAMLEAFLENTSGPVVVVQRYAGDVVIPEEQAERVTVVELPHLVYGVGDAHAADLRASAALIRRSRSVSVVGADMMDGKYSLRGSVRRSLLAQTAAEAGVPTRILGFSWNAKARLAARRSLIAASRAGVVPMLRDPLSAERARSIGVQRVEEVTDIVFSARTRDRSVREGLGLPEGVPFALVNASALVAGMLDQVPEYERIVDRLRAAGVHVVLLPHVSRPLGDDQVAVRAVAERVGTEGVTVVDRVLMPAEIRGLAEDALLTVTGRMHLAIMSLSLGVPAITLATQGKVEGIMRLIGLPQLCVEPVPGFADRVLPVIDRILAEPGVRATIDNALPEVRRLSALNTRGLGAEVVR